The Algoriphagus sanaruensis genome window below encodes:
- the rpmA gene encoding 50S ribosomal protein L27, whose product MAHKKGVGSSKNGRESHSKRLGVKKFGGEVVIAGNILVRQRGTKHHPGLNVGLGKDHTLFALTDGVVAFKTKSDGKSYVSVEPTQA is encoded by the coding sequence ATGGCACACAAAAAAGGTGTAGGTAGTTCCAAAAACGGTCGTGAATCACATTCCAAAAGATTGGGTGTGAAGAAGTTTGGTGGTGAGGTTGTAATCGCAGGAAATATCCTTGTGAGACAGCGTGGTACCAAGCATCATCCAGGTCTTAATGTTGGATTGGGTAAAGATCATACCTTGTTCGCATTGACTGACGGTGTTGTTGCTTTCAAAACCAAATCTGACGGAAAATCTTACGTAAGTGTTGAGCCTACTCAAGCTTAA
- a CDS encoding polyprenyl synthetase family protein codes for MTEKSLAHALLTKLEQHITTHSFGESPTELYEPITYIMSLGGKRIRPLLSLLAYGIYGKNPEEILSQAAAVEVFHNFTLMHDDIMDNAPLRRGKATVHEKWNANIAILSGDVMLVRAYDLLLGTDPKLLTEVIRLFNKTAAEVCEGQQFDMNFEAYETVHEADYINMIRLKTAVLLGFALQLGAVLAGAEKEDAQKLYEFGVNIGIGFQLKDDLLDVYADQAKFGKQVGGDIISNKKTFLLIKALELAQGEDMAALNHWLSLKEFDKVEKVNSVKAIYEKLGIRSLTEAKMQSYFDAGFNQFEGLHFQNEEYYQALYAITQDLIHREK; via the coding sequence ATGACAGAAAAAAGTCTCGCCCACGCGCTTTTAACTAAGCTGGAACAACACATCACTACCCACTCTTTCGGAGAATCACCCACCGAACTTTACGAACCGATCACCTACATCATGAGCCTGGGAGGCAAGCGGATTCGTCCGCTGCTTTCGCTTTTGGCGTATGGGATTTATGGGAAAAATCCGGAGGAAATCCTGTCTCAGGCCGCTGCCGTGGAGGTCTTTCACAATTTTACCCTGATGCATGACGACATCATGGACAATGCTCCCCTGCGAAGAGGAAAGGCTACAGTTCATGAAAAGTGGAATGCCAACATCGCCATCCTCTCCGGAGATGTGATGCTCGTGAGAGCCTATGATTTGCTCTTGGGTACAGACCCGAAGTTGCTAACCGAAGTGATTCGACTGTTCAATAAGACGGCGGCGGAAGTCTGCGAAGGACAACAGTTTGATATGAACTTTGAAGCCTATGAGACCGTCCATGAGGCCGATTATATCAACATGATTAGGCTGAAAACCGCCGTTCTCTTAGGTTTTGCACTTCAGCTTGGGGCAGTTTTGGCTGGTGCTGAAAAGGAAGATGCACAAAAGCTCTATGAGTTTGGGGTGAATATTGGCATCGGTTTTCAGCTGAAAGACGACTTGCTCGATGTCTATGCTGATCAGGCCAAGTTTGGCAAGCAAGTAGGCGGAGACATCATTTCAAATAAGAAGACCTTCCTCTTGATCAAAGCCTTGGAACTCGCCCAAGGAGAAGATATGGCAGCGCTGAATCATTGGCTTTCGCTGAAGGAATTTGACAAAGTCGAAAAGGTAAATTCGGTAAAAGCGATTTACGAAAAACTCGGCATCCGCAGCCTGACCGAAGCCAAAATGCAATCCTACTTTGATGCGGGCTTCAACCAATTTGAAGGCCTACACTTCCAAAACGAGGAATACTATCAGGCCCTGTACGCCATCACCCAAGACCTGATTCACCGGGAGAAATAA
- the rnr gene encoding ribonuclease R yields the protein MGRKSDRKHSKKNKGKQSGGNDASFLAKKILQFLDANFGQEFNAKQIIKRLEIRDAVSKEAVEPILYRLVDGGSVSRNSRNYFSSTKDPDFITGTVDFVNPRFAFIIPDDPEAVGGDILIKEADLKQALDGDKVRVMVFPIKGKTGRTEGRVLEILERSRDEFVGRVEISPRFAFVVPDFKKMHKDIFVHRGDLMGAEHNEKVIVKLSEWREGDKNPTGKVTRVLGKAGLHEVEIHSIMAEFGLPFEYPKEADEEANAILEKISAKEIKARKDFRDVLTFTIDPVDAKDFDDAISYRELENGNLEIGVHIADVTHYVKPKTALEKEAFNRATSVYLVDRTIPMLPERLSNGLCSLRPNEDKLTFACVFEMDKSAKVVNHWIGRTIIHSNRRYAYEEAQECIDTQSGDYFQELTLLNELAKKIRKQRFEKGAVNFETVEVKFKLDEKGTPLGLFVKERKDIHKLIEEFMLLANKYVAEFIYKKNNGTDTFVYRTHDSPDLDRLETFSGFAKRFGHQMDVTNVQKISTALNKLMDEIQGKPEQNVLEQLAIRSMAKAKYTTEPKGHFGLAFPHYTHFTSPIRRYPDMMVHRLLEHYLEGGKSPEAESWEQKCVHSSEREKRAADAERASIKYKQVEYMSLAEQKDYEGIVSGVTEWGVFVEITETKCEGMIRVQDMDDDYYEFDERNMRLIGTRSKKMITLGDKVLVRVVNTDIDRRTIDLEFAENDRKKSRPRAFN from the coding sequence AATAAAGGAAAGCAGTCTGGAGGAAATGACGCCTCCTTTTTAGCCAAAAAAATCCTCCAATTTTTAGACGCCAACTTTGGGCAAGAATTTAATGCGAAACAAATTATCAAGCGCCTTGAAATCCGTGATGCGGTAAGTAAAGAGGCGGTGGAACCCATCCTTTATCGACTGGTTGATGGGGGAAGTGTTTCAAGAAATTCCCGAAACTATTTTTCCTCTACCAAAGACCCAGATTTTATCACGGGTACCGTGGACTTTGTCAATCCTCGTTTTGCATTCATTATTCCTGATGATCCTGAAGCTGTAGGCGGAGATATTTTGATCAAAGAGGCCGATCTCAAACAAGCCCTCGATGGAGATAAAGTTCGAGTTATGGTTTTTCCAATTAAAGGAAAGACCGGCAGAACCGAAGGTCGAGTCCTCGAGATTTTAGAGCGAAGCAGAGATGAATTTGTAGGCCGGGTGGAAATCTCACCTCGATTTGCATTTGTCGTTCCTGATTTTAAAAAAATGCACAAAGACATTTTTGTGCATCGCGGGGATTTGATGGGTGCGGAGCACAATGAAAAAGTCATCGTCAAACTCTCCGAATGGAGGGAAGGAGACAAAAACCCTACGGGTAAAGTCACCCGAGTTCTTGGAAAAGCAGGTTTGCATGAAGTGGAAATCCACTCCATCATGGCTGAATTCGGATTGCCTTTCGAGTATCCCAAGGAAGCAGACGAAGAAGCTAATGCGATTCTTGAAAAAATTTCGGCCAAAGAAATTAAAGCCCGAAAGGACTTTCGAGACGTCCTTACCTTTACCATAGACCCGGTCGATGCCAAGGACTTTGACGATGCGATTTCCTATCGGGAATTAGAGAACGGAAACTTGGAAATCGGGGTTCATATCGCTGATGTGACCCATTATGTGAAGCCTAAAACGGCTTTGGAAAAGGAAGCTTTCAATCGAGCTACCTCAGTTTATTTGGTGGACCGAACCATCCCTATGCTTCCCGAGCGCTTGAGTAACGGTCTTTGCTCCCTTCGTCCCAACGAGGACAAATTGACCTTCGCCTGCGTATTTGAGATGGACAAGAGCGCCAAAGTGGTCAATCACTGGATCGGCCGGACCATCATCCACTCCAACCGACGCTATGCCTATGAGGAAGCTCAGGAATGCATCGATACCCAATCAGGGGATTATTTTCAAGAGTTGACCTTGCTCAATGAGTTGGCTAAAAAGATCAGAAAGCAGCGATTTGAAAAAGGGGCAGTCAACTTTGAGACCGTCGAGGTGAAGTTTAAGTTGGATGAAAAAGGAACTCCACTTGGGCTTTTTGTCAAAGAGCGCAAAGACATCCACAAGCTGATCGAAGAGTTTATGCTCTTAGCCAATAAGTACGTAGCCGAATTTATTTATAAGAAAAATAACGGAACAGATACCTTTGTCTATCGAACTCACGACAGCCCAGATTTAGATCGATTGGAGACATTTTCTGGCTTTGCGAAGCGGTTTGGCCATCAGATGGACGTGACCAACGTACAGAAAATTTCTACGGCACTTAATAAGTTGATGGATGAGATTCAGGGCAAACCCGAGCAAAATGTCCTTGAGCAACTCGCCATCCGAAGCATGGCCAAGGCCAAGTACACCACAGAACCGAAAGGTCACTTTGGATTGGCTTTCCCTCATTATACCCACTTCACCTCTCCTATCCGCCGATACCCGGATATGATGGTGCATCGCCTTCTAGAGCATTATCTGGAGGGAGGCAAATCTCCTGAAGCAGAGTCCTGGGAGCAGAAATGTGTGCATTCCTCCGAGCGGGAAAAGCGTGCCGCAGACGCCGAGCGCGCTTCCATCAAATACAAGCAGGTCGAGTACATGTCCCTTGCTGAGCAGAAGGATTACGAGGGCATCGTCAGTGGCGTGACCGAGTGGGGAGTCTTCGTCGAGATTACTGAAACCAAGTGCGAAGGCATGATTCGGGTACAGGATATGGACGACGATTACTATGAATTTGACGAAAGAAACATGCGTCTGATTGGGACGAGAAGTAAAAAAATGATCACTTTGGGAGACAAAGTACTGGTCAGAGTAGTTAACACCGATATCGACCGTCGAACCATCGATTTGGAATTTGCAGAAAATGACAGAAAAAAGTCTCGCCCACGCGCTTTTAACTAA
- a CDS encoding WD40/YVTN/BNR-like repeat-containing protein, with protein sequence MMLLGNSLIAQQVPDPKVYDAVQWRLIGPFRGGRADGVTGVKGSDKTYYFASTGGGIWKTTNAGQTWKSVSDGFFGGSMGAVAVAESDTSVVYAGGGEKTVRGNVSFGYGMWKSTDAGKNWSRAGLDKSRFISRVRIHPTNPDIVYAAVLGDIFQPTDLRGVYKSLDGGQSWEQVLYTNEQSGAVDLILDPNNAETLYATTWEIKRTPYSLESGGPGSKMFKSIDGGKNWEELSAKETFPKGILGIMGITVSPKNSNRLYAIIENDNGGVYTSKDAGQTWEKVNEDRSLRQRAWYYSRIFADTQDEETVYVLNVSYHKSTDGGKTFKGANAPHGDHHDLWIDPANNQRMIIADDGGAQISEDGGSTWSTMMNQPTSQFYRVTTDNSFPYRIYGAQQDNSTVRIRHRNDGGAITEEDWQPTAGGESGWIAPDPLDSDIVYGGSYGGLLTRENHRNGTSRTVNVWPDNPMGHGAEGMKYRFQWNFPIFFSPHDPKLLYTTSNQFHRSTNEGQSWEVFSPDLTRNDKSKLGPSGGPITKDNTSVEYYATIFTAAESPMKQGVIWAGSDDGLVHVTADNGKTWQNVTPKDMPEWLQINSIEASPFEAGEAYFAATGYKMGNYQPYLYKTKDYGKTWTKIVSGIDAEHFTRVVRADPVKKGMLYAGTETGMYYSKDDGASWHSLQLNLPIVPITDLTIKENNLIAATQGRSFWIIDDLTVLHQAEPGIENKAFHLYKPQDSYRMDGMKRSSLTTGTNRPGGVLVYYLLKEKPKQELKIEFFNEKNERIRWFSTNGVNGDTLKVKPGAGEFNWNLRAENAEGFDGLIMWAANLRGPKVVPGTYKVKMTVDGQAQEQSFKVLADPRYESTQAELEEQFAYLMAVRDKITETHQAIKLIRAYRTELDSLSSKPENLEAIKAEMQEIEETLYQTKNRSGQDPLNFPIRLNNKLAHLSSVVGNGDYKPTDQSEAVRKELTEQIDVQLARFRKLEREQISRLLNIEEMKTKLEIKK encoded by the coding sequence ATGATGCTTTTGGGCAATTCTTTAATTGCCCAGCAAGTTCCTGATCCCAAAGTCTATGATGCCGTCCAATGGAGACTGATCGGACCTTTCCGAGGGGGTCGTGCGGACGGAGTGACAGGAGTCAAAGGAAGTGATAAAACGTATTATTTCGCCTCTACCGGGGGTGGTATTTGGAAAACTACCAATGCAGGCCAAACCTGGAAATCCGTATCCGATGGTTTCTTTGGTGGATCCATGGGAGCGGTAGCCGTCGCTGAAAGCGATACTTCTGTCGTCTATGCGGGTGGTGGAGAAAAAACCGTCCGAGGCAATGTTTCTTTTGGTTACGGGATGTGGAAAAGTACGGATGCCGGAAAAAACTGGTCACGTGCAGGCTTAGACAAAAGCCGCTTCATTTCCAGAGTTCGTATCCATCCAACAAATCCTGACATCGTGTATGCAGCAGTCTTAGGTGACATTTTTCAGCCTACCGATTTGCGCGGGGTGTACAAATCTCTGGATGGTGGCCAATCTTGGGAGCAAGTTCTCTACACCAATGAACAGTCAGGTGCAGTTGATTTGATTTTAGATCCAAACAATGCTGAAACGCTTTATGCTACAACTTGGGAAATCAAACGAACACCTTATAGTTTGGAAAGTGGTGGACCGGGCTCCAAGATGTTTAAATCCATAGACGGAGGTAAAAATTGGGAGGAACTTTCTGCAAAGGAGACCTTTCCAAAAGGAATTCTCGGGATTATGGGAATTACAGTTTCTCCGAAAAACTCTAACCGGCTTTATGCCATTATCGAAAATGATAATGGTGGAGTCTATACATCAAAAGATGCTGGCCAAACTTGGGAAAAAGTCAACGAGGATCGTAGCCTTCGTCAACGAGCTTGGTACTACTCCAGAATTTTTGCAGATACCCAAGATGAAGAGACGGTTTATGTTCTCAACGTGAGCTACCATAAATCCACCGATGGAGGTAAAACTTTCAAAGGCGCCAATGCCCCTCATGGAGATCACCACGACTTGTGGATCGATCCTGCTAACAATCAGCGAATGATTATCGCAGATGATGGGGGAGCACAAATTTCTGAGGATGGAGGGTCGACATGGTCAACAATGATGAATCAGCCAACTTCACAGTTTTACCGAGTGACTACTGACAATAGCTTCCCTTACCGAATCTATGGTGCGCAACAAGATAATTCGACAGTTCGAATTCGCCACAGAAATGACGGTGGAGCTATTACGGAAGAAGATTGGCAACCTACCGCTGGAGGCGAATCAGGATGGATTGCACCGGATCCTTTAGATAGTGATATTGTCTATGGTGGGTCTTATGGTGGTCTTTTGACCAGAGAAAATCATCGGAATGGAACTTCCCGAACCGTTAATGTTTGGCCTGATAACCCCATGGGCCATGGTGCCGAGGGTATGAAATATCGATTCCAGTGGAATTTCCCGATCTTCTTTTCGCCTCATGATCCCAAGCTACTTTACACAACTAGTAACCAGTTTCATCGATCTACGAATGAGGGCCAAAGCTGGGAAGTCTTTTCTCCTGACTTGACTCGAAATGACAAAAGCAAACTAGGTCCTTCAGGAGGACCGATTACCAAAGACAACACCTCAGTTGAATACTATGCAACCATCTTTACCGCAGCAGAGTCTCCGATGAAGCAGGGTGTCATTTGGGCGGGCTCGGATGATGGCTTGGTGCATGTGACCGCAGACAATGGAAAAACATGGCAGAACGTAACTCCGAAAGATATGCCGGAGTGGCTTCAGATCAACTCGATAGAGGCAAGTCCATTTGAAGCTGGAGAGGCGTATTTTGCGGCTACTGGATATAAAATGGGGAACTACCAGCCTTACCTCTATAAGACCAAGGATTATGGAAAAACCTGGACCAAGATTGTTTCAGGGATAGATGCAGAGCATTTTACCCGAGTGGTAAGAGCTGATCCTGTGAAAAAAGGAATGCTCTATGCAGGTACCGAGACGGGCATGTATTATTCCAAAGACGATGGTGCCAGCTGGCATTCTTTGCAATTGAATCTTCCTATCGTTCCAATCACTGATTTGACGATTAAAGAAAATAACTTGATTGCTGCTACCCAGGGTCGTTCATTTTGGATTATCGATGACCTGACCGTCCTCCATCAGGCGGAACCAGGAATCGAAAACAAGGCGTTTCATCTTTACAAGCCCCAAGATTCCTATCGTATGGATGGGATGAAAAGAAGCAGCTTAACTACCGGTACCAATCGTCCTGGCGGGGTTTTAGTTTATTATCTCCTGAAGGAAAAACCCAAGCAGGAATTGAAGATTGAATTCTTCAATGAGAAAAATGAACGAATCCGCTGGTTCTCTACTAATGGAGTGAATGGAGATACCCTTAAGGTAAAACCTGGTGCAGGTGAATTTAACTGGAATCTTAGAGCGGAGAATGCCGAAGGCTTCGACGGACTCATCATGTGGGCAGCCAATCTTCGTGGTCCAAAGGTTGTGCCGGGAACTTATAAAGTGAAAATGACCGTGGATGGTCAAGCTCAGGAGCAAAGCTTTAAAGTCTTGGCTGACCCCCGCTACGAATCCACGCAGGCTGAGTTGGAAGAGCAATTTGCCTACTTAATGGCCGTGCGGGATAAAATCACCGAAACCCATCAGGCTATCAAGCTGATTCGAGCGTATCGAACCGAGTTGGATTCACTTTCTTCCAAACCTGAAAATCTGGAAGCCATCAAAGCTGAAATGCAGGAGATTGAGGAAACGCTATATCAGACCAAAAACCGAAGTGGTCAGGACCCACTTAACTTTCCAATCCGATTGAACAACAAATTGGCTCACTTGAGCAGCGTGGTTGGGAATGGAGACTACAAGCCTACCGATCAATCTGAAGCTGTAAGAAAAGAGCTGACTGAGCAAATCGATGTGCAGCTGGCTCGATTCCGAAAACTGGAACGGGAGCAGATATCCCGACTGCTCAATATTGAGGAAATGAAAACCAAATTGGAAATCAAGAAGTAA
- a CDS encoding ribonucleoside-diphosphate reductase small subunit: MQQEPILVENKNRFVLFPIQHPDIWQFYKKAEASFWTAEEIDLSQDLTDWKNLNDGERHFISHVLAFFAASDGIVNENLAEHFVAEVQYTEAKFFYGFQIAMENIHSETYSLLIDTYIKDGQERDRLLNAIEHIDCVKKKAEWALRWIDNGSFHERLIAFAAVEGIFFSGSFCSIFWLKKRGLMPGLTFSNELISRDEGLHCDFACHLYTKHVVNQLPKDTVREIIMDAVEIEKEFVTDALPVRLIGMNSDLMCQYIEFVADRLLMELGCEKVWNSTNPFDFMDMISLQGKTNFFEKRVGDYQKAGVMKSTETTEATSRFSIDEDF; this comes from the coding sequence ATGCAGCAAGAACCTATTTTAGTGGAGAACAAAAACCGGTTTGTCCTTTTTCCTATACAGCATCCAGATATCTGGCAGTTTTATAAGAAGGCAGAAGCGAGTTTTTGGACGGCGGAAGAAATAGATTTAAGCCAAGACTTAACAGATTGGAAAAATCTTAACGATGGAGAAAGACACTTTATATCACATGTTCTTGCATTTTTTGCAGCAAGTGACGGCATCGTAAATGAAAACTTAGCGGAACATTTTGTAGCTGAGGTTCAATATACAGAAGCGAAGTTTTTCTATGGTTTCCAAATTGCCATGGAAAATATTCACTCTGAAACCTATTCCCTCCTTATTGACACTTATATCAAAGATGGTCAAGAAAGAGATCGCCTACTGAATGCAATCGAACATATTGATTGTGTAAAAAAGAAAGCAGAGTGGGCACTTCGTTGGATTGATAACGGAAGCTTCCATGAGCGTTTAATTGCATTTGCTGCCGTAGAAGGGATTTTCTTCTCGGGATCATTCTGCTCTATTTTCTGGTTGAAGAAAAGAGGCTTGATGCCAGGACTCACTTTCTCCAATGAACTTATTTCTCGAGACGAAGGATTGCACTGCGATTTCGCATGTCACCTTTATACAAAACATGTCGTCAATCAGTTACCAAAAGACACCGTAAGAGAAATCATTATGGATGCGGTAGAAATCGAAAAAGAATTCGTTACTGACGCACTTCCAGTTCGACTCATCGGTATGAATTCAGATTTGATGTGCCAGTACATCGAGTTCGTGGCTGATCGTTTATTGATGGAATTAGGCTGTGAAAAAGTATGGAACAGCACAAATCCATTTGATTTCATGGACATGATTTCCCTACAAGGAAAAACCAACTTCTTCGAGAAAAGAGTAGGTGACTACCAGAAGGCCGGAGTGATGAAATCTACTGAAACTACTGAAGCAACCTCCAGATTCTCTATCGATGAGGATTTCTAA
- a CDS encoding rhomboid family intramembrane serine protease: MELTLTTAIIGITAITSILGFNRPDLLDRWMFIPYRIKHRNQWDRFILSGFIHKDYIHLLFNMFTFYFFGGVVEMFLRYQFGQGLGGFVFVAFYLLGIVISDIPTYRKYKDSSYYRALGASGGTSATVFASIVIMPLSDICLFGIICLPGFILGGLFLIYSYVKGKQDSDGINHDAHLYGAIFGIAFILILSPSSAGMFLEQIKGFRLF; the protein is encoded by the coding sequence ATGGAATTGACGTTGACCACCGCGATCATCGGGATCACGGCGATTACCAGCATCCTCGGTTTCAACCGGCCTGATCTGTTAGACAGATGGATGTTTATCCCCTACCGGATCAAACACCGCAACCAATGGGATCGGTTTATCCTTTCGGGATTTATTCACAAGGATTACATCCATCTGCTCTTTAACATGTTTACCTTTTACTTCTTTGGGGGAGTGGTGGAAATGTTCCTGCGCTATCAGTTTGGTCAAGGCTTAGGTGGATTCGTTTTTGTAGCTTTTTACCTATTGGGGATTGTCATTTCTGACATACCTACTTATCGTAAATACAAAGATTCTAGCTATTACCGAGCTTTGGGTGCATCTGGGGGGACATCAGCGACGGTATTTGCCAGTATTGTGATCATGCCCCTGTCCGACATTTGCCTATTTGGGATCATCTGCCTTCCCGGATTTATCCTTGGAGGCTTGTTCCTCATTTATTCCTACGTCAAAGGCAAGCAGGACAGTGACGGCATCAACCACGACGCCCACCTATATGGAGCGATTTTCGGTATTGCATTTATTCTAATTCTCTCACCCTCAAGTGCGGGGATGTTTTTGGAGCAGATTAAGGGGTTTAGGTTGTTTTAA
- a CDS encoding ribonucleoside-diphosphate reductase subunit alpha, whose translation MLVIKRDGRRESVRFDKITARIENLCYELDPKFIQPIEVAKKVIDGLYDGVTTAELDNLAAEVCASLTVKHPDYAVLAARIAISNLHKTTSQSFSNTMKRLYTYVNPKTGENAQLIDTEVYGIIKKHAAKLDEAIDYKRDFGYDYFGYKTLERSYLIRLDGKVVERPQHMLMRVSVGIHKEDIESAIETYNLLSEKWFTHATPTLFNAGTPKPQLSSCFLLTMKEDSIDGIYDTLKQCAKISQSAGGIGLSIHHVRAKGSYIKGTNGVSNGIVPMLRNFDMTARYVDQGGGKRKGSFAVYLEPWHADIKDFLELKRNHGKEEMRARDLFYALWIPDLFMKRVERNEEWSLFCPNEAPGLSDCHGEEFERLYEKYEREGKARETIKAQELWFEVLESQIETGTPYMLYKDSANGKSNQKNLGTIKSSNLCTEIIEYTAPDEVAVCNLASLALPKFVSTGADGKQYFDHQKLYEITKVATRNLNKVIDVNYYPVEEARRSNFRHRPIGLGVQGLADAFIMLRMPFDSEEARGLNEDIFETIYYAAVETSMELAKTQGTYETFEGSPSSQGILQFDMWGVTPKSGRWNWSELRDKVKKYGLRNSLLVAPMPTASTSQILGNNECFEPYTSNIYTRRTLSGEFIVVNKHLMKDLINLGLWNETMRNRLIATNGSVQNVPGIPQNIKDLYKTVWEISQKVIIDMAADRGAYICQSQSMNIFMQDPNFGKLTSMHFYAWKKGLKTGMYYLRSQAAAAAIKFTLDKSALEPKNDAVVNAEALKTQKQDAIACSLDDPEGCEMCGS comes from the coding sequence ATGCTTGTAATCAAAAGAGACGGAAGAAGAGAGTCCGTAAGATTCGACAAAATCACTGCAAGGATCGAAAACCTTTGCTATGAATTGGATCCAAAATTCATACAGCCCATTGAAGTAGCCAAAAAAGTAATTGATGGCTTGTATGATGGGGTTACTACTGCTGAGCTAGATAATCTTGCTGCAGAAGTCTGTGCTTCTTTGACTGTAAAACATCCGGATTATGCTGTGTTAGCAGCGAGAATTGCCATCTCCAACCTTCACAAAACCACAAGTCAGTCCTTTTCAAATACTATGAAAAGGCTGTACACCTATGTCAATCCAAAAACTGGCGAAAACGCCCAATTGATTGACACAGAAGTATATGGCATCATTAAAAAGCATGCGGCAAAACTCGATGAGGCGATCGATTACAAGCGGGATTTTGGGTATGATTATTTTGGTTACAAAACCTTAGAGCGAAGCTACCTTATCCGACTGGATGGTAAAGTGGTGGAAAGACCACAGCATATGCTGATGAGGGTTTCTGTTGGGATCCATAAAGAAGACATTGAATCTGCGATTGAAACGTATAATCTTCTTTCTGAAAAGTGGTTTACACACGCTACCCCAACCCTCTTCAACGCCGGTACTCCAAAACCACAACTTTCTTCTTGCTTCTTGTTGACCATGAAGGAAGATAGCATTGATGGGATTTACGATACCCTAAAGCAGTGTGCTAAAATCTCTCAATCTGCAGGTGGTATCGGTCTTTCCATTCACCATGTGAGAGCTAAAGGAAGCTATATCAAAGGCACAAACGGCGTTTCTAACGGTATAGTACCCATGTTGAGAAACTTCGACATGACGGCTCGTTATGTGGATCAAGGTGGAGGAAAAAGAAAAGGAAGCTTTGCGGTCTACTTGGAGCCTTGGCATGCTGATATCAAGGACTTCTTAGAACTAAAAAGAAATCACGGAAAAGAAGAGATGCGTGCTCGAGACTTGTTCTATGCACTTTGGATTCCTGATTTATTCATGAAGCGTGTAGAAAGAAATGAGGAATGGTCACTCTTCTGTCCAAATGAAGCCCCAGGACTTTCTGATTGCCATGGGGAAGAGTTCGAAAGACTATACGAAAAGTACGAGCGCGAAGGAAAAGCTAGAGAAACGATCAAAGCCCAAGAATTGTGGTTTGAAGTCTTAGAATCTCAAATCGAAACCGGTACTCCATACATGCTTTACAAAGACTCTGCTAATGGCAAGTCTAACCAGAAGAACCTGGGTACTATCAAATCATCCAACCTTTGTACTGAAATCATCGAATACACTGCTCCAGACGAGGTTGCAGTATGTAACTTGGCCTCTTTGGCCTTGCCAAAATTCGTAAGCACAGGTGCTGATGGCAAACAATATTTTGATCATCAAAAACTGTATGAGATCACGAAAGTTGCCACTCGAAACCTCAACAAGGTAATTGATGTCAATTATTATCCTGTAGAAGAAGCCCGAAGATCAAACTTCAGACATCGTCCTATCGGATTGGGAGTACAAGGACTAGCAGACGCATTCATCATGTTGAGAATGCCATTTGACTCCGAAGAAGCAAGAGGTCTTAATGAAGATATCTTCGAGACCATCTACTATGCTGCGGTAGAAACCTCCATGGAATTAGCCAAGACTCAGGGGACCTATGAAACCTTCGAAGGCAGCCCTTCATCACAGGGTATTCTACAGTTTGACATGTGGGGAGTGACTCCTAAATCTGGAAGATGGAACTGGTCTGAATTGAGAGACAAGGTTAAAAAATATGGCCTAAGAAACTCCCTATTGGTAGCACCAATGCCAACAGCCTCAACTTCTCAAATCCTTGGAAACAACGAATGTTTTGAGCCTTACACCTCCAATATTTACACCCGTAGAACCTTATCTGGTGAATTTATTGTGGTCAACAAGCATTTGATGAAAGATCTCATCAACCTAGGCTTATGGAATGAAACAATGCGTAACCGATTGATCGCGACCAATGGTTCCGTACAAAACGTGCCTGGCATTCCACAAAACATCAAAGACCTATATAAAACGGTTTGGGAAATCTCTCAAAAGGTGATTATTGATATGGCAGCTGACAGAGGTGCATACATCTGTCAGTCCCAGAGTATGAATATTTTCATGCAAGATCCAAACTTTGGTAAACTGACCTCCATGCACTTCTACGCTTGGAAAAAAGGCCTTAAGACCGGTATGTATTACCTCAGATCACAAGCCGCTGCCGCAGCTATCAAGTTTACGTTGGACAAATCAGCACTTGAACCAAAAAATGATGCTGTTGTAAATGCAGAAGCTTTAAAAACACAAAAACAAGATGCCATTGCCTGCTCATTGGACGACCCAGAAGGTTGCGAAATGTGCGGAAGTTAA
- the rplU gene encoding 50S ribosomal protein L21: MYAIVNIAGKQFKVTKDQYVYAPKLAGEAGASVEFDQVLLAEAEGTVSVGAPTIAGAKVSGKILDHVKGDKVIVFKKKRRKGYKKKNGHRQDFTKVLIENITL, translated from the coding sequence ATGTACGCAATTGTTAACATCGCAGGAAAGCAGTTCAAAGTAACAAAAGATCAGTACGTCTATGCCCCTAAATTGGCAGGCGAAGCTGGCGCTTCCGTGGAATTCGACCAAGTACTATTGGCAGAAGCCGAAGGTACTGTGTCTGTAGGCGCTCCAACTATCGCAGGAGCTAAGGTATCCGGAAAGATTCTGGATCATGTAAAAGGTGACAAAGTGATTGTCTTCAAAAAGAAGCGTAGAAAAGGCTACAAGAAGAAGAATGGTCACAGACAAGACTTCACTAAAGTATTGATCGAAAACATTACACTCTAA